In one Myxococcus xanthus genomic region, the following are encoded:
- a CDS encoding DsbA family oxidoreductase has translation MAQSDTPVRLDVWSDYVCPFCYLELPVLEQLHARLGSALDIHWRAFELRPVPARPLAPVSEPPRSAWARSVYPLAEQRGLTMRPPPVQPKSRLALEAAEFAKDAGSFSPFHEALFRAFFADGQDIGDLRVLGALAEDVGMDRESMTRALEAGRYTARVLADEEEAQRLGIRGVPAMRLAGNGPVLLLTGAQPEEAVRAAFARVRPGPSLSAVH, from the coding sequence ATGGCCCAATCGGACACGCCGGTCCGCCTCGACGTCTGGAGCGATTACGTCTGCCCCTTCTGTTACCTCGAGCTTCCCGTCCTCGAGCAGTTGCATGCCCGGCTGGGCTCGGCGCTCGACATCCACTGGCGCGCGTTCGAGCTGCGTCCGGTGCCCGCGCGACCGCTCGCCCCGGTGAGTGAGCCCCCTCGGTCGGCCTGGGCCCGCTCCGTCTACCCGTTGGCCGAGCAGCGGGGCCTGACGATGAGGCCGCCGCCGGTGCAACCGAAGAGCCGGCTGGCGCTCGAAGCCGCCGAGTTCGCCAAGGACGCTGGGTCCTTCTCCCCGTTCCATGAGGCCCTCTTCCGTGCCTTCTTCGCGGACGGCCAGGACATCGGGGACCTGCGCGTGCTGGGGGCGCTGGCGGAGGACGTAGGCATGGACCGCGAGTCCATGACACGCGCACTGGAGGCGGGCCGGTACACCGCGCGCGTGCTCGCCGACGAGGAGGAGGCACAACGGCTGGGGATCCGCGGCGTCCCGGCCATGCGGCTCGCGGGCAATGGGCCCGTGCTCCTGCTGACCGGCGCTCAGCCGGAAGAAGCCGTTCGCGCCGCCTTCGCGCGCGTCCGGCCGGGCCCCTCCCTGAGTGCCGTGCACTGA
- a CDS encoding RNase H family protein, translating into MEHRPTLVFADGACSGNPGPGGWGSIIVTPDGLVTELGGHEPETTNNRMELTAVGKALRHLERAPGPIHIHTDSTYVIQGATKWAFGWSRRGWKTAEGGEVANAIYWKRLMALLAQRKESHAAEAAAVAWFYIRGHVGVPGNERVDAIAVAYSKGRDARLYTGPLHGYGVAVHDLPEDMSLPPEKPKEQREAAAKAYSYLSQVGSSVKRHASWAACERRVKGVSGARFKKTKSALDEAKVLEDWGFKGQDVPSED; encoded by the coding sequence ATGGAGCACCGCCCGACCCTTGTCTTCGCTGATGGCGCCTGTTCAGGAAACCCTGGCCCGGGTGGCTGGGGGAGCATCATCGTCACGCCCGACGGGCTGGTGACGGAGCTGGGCGGACACGAGCCGGAGACCACCAACAACCGGATGGAGCTGACGGCCGTGGGCAAGGCCCTGCGCCACCTGGAGCGCGCGCCGGGCCCCATCCACATCCACACGGACTCCACGTATGTGATTCAGGGAGCTACCAAGTGGGCGTTCGGCTGGAGCCGGCGCGGGTGGAAGACGGCCGAGGGTGGCGAGGTCGCCAACGCCATCTATTGGAAACGGCTGATGGCGCTCCTGGCGCAGCGCAAGGAGAGCCATGCCGCCGAGGCCGCCGCCGTCGCGTGGTTCTACATCCGGGGCCACGTGGGCGTTCCCGGCAACGAGCGTGTGGACGCCATCGCCGTGGCCTATTCCAAGGGGCGTGACGCGAGGCTCTACACCGGCCCGCTCCACGGCTACGGCGTGGCGGTGCACGACCTGCCGGAGGACATGTCACTGCCTCCAGAGAAGCCCAAGGAACAGCGGGAGGCAGCGGCCAAGGCCTACTCCTACCTGAGCCAGGTGGGCAGCTCCGTGAAGCGCCACGCCTCCTGGGCCGCGTGTGAGCGCCGGGTAAAAGGTGTGTCCGGCGCCCGTTTCAAGAAGACAAAGAGCGCGTTGGATGAAGCCAAAGTGCTGGAGGACTGGGGCTTCAAGGGACAGGACGTCCCGTCGGAAGACTGA
- a CDS encoding NAD(P)H-dependent flavin oxidoreductase has protein sequence MSPHRTNEALQKLGIQHPIIQGPFGGGLSTERLAAAVSNLGGLGSYGAYQLPPEELGRVADRIRALTDKPFALNLWVSDHDAGGDALSPEDFDRVYRLFEPYYRELGVEKPAMPERFHHRFEDQVEALLEARPPIFSFVFGVPPASVLAECRRKGILTAGAATTLAEAEALDAAGVDLIVATGFEAGGHRPSFLARAEDSLMGTLALTPLVADRVKVPVIAAGGIADGRGIRAALTLGAQAAQLGTAFLACEESGTTDAHRELLFSDRAKHTTLTRSFTGRLARGMRNRWTEEVAHQLSALAPFPIQGWFLSKLKPAAVKAGRTDLVSLWAGQATPNLRHRTVPALMDSLIKELSAS, from the coding sequence ATGAGCCCGCACCGAACGAACGAAGCCCTCCAGAAGCTGGGCATCCAACACCCCATCATCCAGGGCCCCTTCGGAGGCGGACTCTCCACCGAACGACTCGCGGCGGCGGTGTCGAATCTCGGAGGGCTGGGCTCGTATGGGGCGTATCAGCTCCCGCCCGAGGAGCTTGGCCGCGTGGCGGACCGGATTCGGGCGCTGACGGACAAGCCCTTCGCGCTGAACCTCTGGGTCTCCGACCATGACGCTGGCGGAGACGCACTCAGCCCTGAGGATTTCGACCGCGTCTACCGACTCTTCGAGCCGTACTACCGCGAGCTCGGCGTGGAGAAGCCCGCCATGCCCGAGCGCTTCCACCACCGCTTCGAGGACCAGGTAGAGGCGCTGCTCGAAGCCCGTCCCCCCATCTTCAGCTTCGTGTTCGGCGTGCCCCCCGCCTCGGTCCTGGCGGAGTGTCGGCGCAAGGGCATCCTCACCGCCGGCGCGGCCACCACGCTGGCCGAAGCCGAGGCCCTGGACGCGGCGGGCGTCGACCTCATCGTGGCCACGGGCTTCGAGGCGGGCGGACACCGTCCTTCATTCCTCGCGCGCGCCGAGGACTCGCTGATGGGGACGCTGGCCCTCACGCCGCTCGTCGCCGACCGCGTGAAGGTGCCCGTCATCGCGGCGGGAGGCATCGCGGATGGCCGAGGCATTCGCGCCGCGCTCACACTGGGTGCCCAGGCCGCGCAACTGGGAACGGCGTTCCTTGCCTGCGAGGAATCGGGAACGACGGACGCCCACCGCGAGCTCCTCTTCAGCGACCGCGCGAAGCACACCACCTTGACGAGGTCCTTCACGGGCCGGCTCGCGCGAGGCATGCGCAATCGTTGGACTGAGGAGGTGGCCCATCAACTGTCAGCGCTCGCGCCCTTCCCCATCCAAGGTTGGTTCCTGTCGAAGCTCAAGCCCGCGGCCGTCAAGGCGGGCCGCACGGACCTCGTGTCGCTCTGGGCAGGTCAGGCCACGCCCAACCTGCGGCACCGGACCGTGCCCGCCCTGATGGACTCCCTCATCAAGGAGCTCTCGGCTTCGTGA